One genomic region from Marmota flaviventris isolate mMarFla1 chromosome 6, mMarFla1.hap1, whole genome shotgun sequence encodes:
- the Notch4 gene encoding neurogenic locus notch homolog protein 4 isoform X1 codes for MQPPSLLLLLLLPPPPCFLVVMARGLLCGSFPEPCANGGTCLTLPQGQETCLCAPGFLGKTCKFPDPCQDAQLCQNGGSCQTLLPTSPGSSSSPSPLPPSFFCNCPTGFTGKRCQVRLQDPCLPSFCSKRGRCHIQASGRPQCTCMPGWTGEQCQLRDFCSANPCINGGVCLATYPQIQCRCPPGFEGHACQHDVNECFQDPGLCPKGTSCHNTLGSYQCLCPAGREGPHCELRTGPCPLAGCSNGGTCQLVPGGDTTFHFCLCPPGFTGLDCEVNPDDCIEHHCQNGGICQDGLGTYTCLCPETWTGWDCSEDVDECEVHSPPHCKNGGTCQNLPGSFHCVCVSGWGGTGCEENLDDCVAATCAPGSTCIDHVGFFSCLCPPGRTGLLCHLEDMCLSQPCHGEAQCSTNPLTGSTLCLCQPGYSGPTCHQDLDECQMAQQGPSPCEHGGSCLNTPGSFNCLCPPGYTGSRCEADHNECLSQPCHPGSTCLDLLATFHCLCPPGLEGLLCEVETNECASAPCLNQADCHDLRNGFLCVCQPGFTGTQCEEDIDECRSSPCANGGQCQDQPGAFHCKCLPGFEGPQCETEVDECLSSPCPSGASCLDLPGAFFCLCPSGFTGQLCEVPLCAPNLCQPEKKCQDQENKIHCLCPSGSLGCAPAEDNCTCHHGHCQRSSCVCDVGWTGPECEAELGACISTPCAHGGTCYPQPSGYNCTCPTGYTGPTCSEEVTACHSEPCLNGGSCSPSPGGYSCICLPSHTGPHCQTIIDHCVSAPCLNGGTCVNRTGTFSCLCAVGFQGPHCEGRIHSSCADSPCRNRATCQDGPQGPRCLCPPGYTGESCQTLMDLCAQKPCPHNAHCLQSGPSFQCLCLQGWTGPLCNIPQSSCQKAALSQDIEVSALCHNGGLCIDRGPSYFCHCPPGFQGSLCQDNMNPCESRPCQNGATCVAQPNGYLCQCAPGYNGQNCSKEIDACQSQPCHNHGTCTPILGGFNCACPPGFVGLRCEGDVDECLDKPCHPTGTAACHSLANAFYCQCLPGHTGQWCEVEIDPCQSQPCSHGGSCEVTAGPPRGFTCHCPQGFEGPTCSHRVPSCGIYHCHHGGLCLPSPKPGFPPRCACLNGFEGPDCLTPPAPQGCGPPSPCLHNGSCSETPGLGGPGFRCSCPPDSPGPRCQRPGAKGCEGRSGDGACDTGCSGPGGNWDGGDCSLGVPDPWKGCPSHSRCWLLFRDGQCHPQCDSEECLFDGYDCEPPPSCTPAYDQYCRDHFHNGHCEKGCNTAECGWDGGDCRPEDGDLEWGPSLALLVVLSPTALDQQLLALARVLSLTLRVGLWVRKDSNGRDMVFPYPGARAEEELRGIHDPSHAEEADPDMQLLGKEKDSLSAGFVVVMGVDLSHCGPDHPASRCPWDSGLLLRFLAAMAAVGALEPLLPAPLLAAHPHTGSAPTKQLPWTLLCSPVAGVLLLALGALLVLQLIRRRRREHGALWLPPGFTRRPRTQQTPRRRRPPLGEDSIGLKELKPEAEVEEDGVVMCSGPEEEEEVNQAEEMAPPSKCQLWPLSGGCRELPQVAMLTPPQESEIDVNACGPDGVTPLMSAVCCGRVESRTFQGAWLGSPEPWELLLDGGACPQAHTVGTGETPLHLAARFSRPTAARRLLEAGANPNQPDQAGRTPLHAAVAADAREVCQLLLGSRQTAVDACTEDGTTPLMLAARLAVEDLVEELIAAQADVGARDKWGKTALHWAAAVNNARAARSLLQAGADKDAQDSREQTPLFLAAREGAMEVAQLLLGLGAARGLRDQAGLAPSDIARQRNHWDLLTLLEGAGPPEARHKATPSRETGAFPRARTASGSVPAHGGGAVPRCRTLSAGAGPRGGGACLQSRTLSVDLAARGARAYPHCRSLSGGGAGGGPPSRSRRFSAGMRGSRPNPAIVRGKSGVVAARGGRTVADDWPCDWVTLETCGPSPNIPIPPPCLTPSPERGSPQVVWGLPVEQVIPLNSEGEGQK; via the exons ATGCAGCCCCCTtccctgctgctgcttctgctgctgccGCCACCACCGTGTTTCCTAGTTGTCATGGCCAGAG GGCTGCTGTGCGGAAGTTTTCCAGAACCCTGTGCCAATGGAGGCACCTGCCTGACCCTGCCTCAGGGGCAAGAGACCTGCCT gTGTGCCCCTGGCTTCCTGGGCAAGACATGCAAGTTTCCTGACCCCTGCCAAGATGCTCAGCTCTGCCAGAATGGGGGCAGCTGCCAAACCCTGCttcccacctcaccaggctcctcTAGCTCCCCCTCTCCATTGCCCCCCAGCTTCTTCTGCAACTGCCCCACTGGCTTCACTGGTAAAAGGTGCCAGGTCCGCCTCCAAGACCCCTGTCTTCCCTCCTTCTGTTCCAAAAGGGGCCGCTGCCACATCCAGGCTTCAGGCCGCCCACAGTGCACCTGCATGCCTGGATGGACAG GTGAGCAGTGCCAGCTTCGGGACTTCTGCTCAGCCAACCCCTGCATCAATGGAGGCGTATGTCTGGCCACATACCCCCAGATCCAGTGCCGCTGCCCACCTGGCTTTGAGGGTCATGCCTGCCAACATGATGTCAATGAGTGCTTCCAGGACCCTGGACTCTGCCCTAAAGGCACCTCCTGCCATAATACCCTGGGCTCCTACCAATGTCTCTGCCCTGCAGGGCGGGAAGGTCCACACTGTGAGCTCCGAACAGGACCCTGCCCCCTGGCAGGCTGTTCAAATGGGGGCACCTGCCAGCTGGTGCCAGGGGGAGACACCACCTTTCACTTCTGCCTCTGCCCGCCAG GCTTCACAGGCCTAGACTGCGAGGTGAATCCAGATGACTGTATTGAGCACCACTGTCAGAATGGGGGCATTTGCCAGGACGGACTGGGCACCTACACCTGCCTCTGCCCAGAGACTTGGACAG GCTGGGATTGCTCTGAAGATGTGGATGAATGTGAGGTTCACAGTCCCCCTCACTGCAAAAATGGGGGTACCTGCCAGAACTTGCCTGGCAGctttcattgtgtatgtgtgagtgGCTGGGGAGGCACAGGCTGTGAAGAGAACCTGGATGACTGTGTTGCTGCTACCTGTGCTCCTGGATCCACCTGCATTGACCACGTGGGcttcttttcctgcctctgcccacctgGGCGCACAG GCCTCCTATGCCACCTGGAAGATATGTGTCTGAGCCAGCCATGCCATGGGGAAGCCCAGTGCAGCACCAACCCCCTGACGGGCTCCACACTCTGCCTGTGCCAACCTGGCTACTCAGGGCCCACCTGCCACCAAGACCTGGATGAGTGTCAGATGG CCCAGCAAGGTCCCAGTCCCTGTGAACATGGTGGTTCCTGCCTCAACACCCCTGGCTCCTTCAACTGCCTCTGTCCACCTGGCTACACAGGCTCCCGCTGTGAGGCTGATCATAATGAGTGCctgtcccagccctgccacccagGCAGCACCTGCCTGGACCTCCTTGCCACCTTCCACTGCCTCTGCCCACCAG GTTTAGAAGGGCTACTCTGTGAGGTGGAGACCAATGAGTGTGCCTCAGCTCCTTGCCTGAACCAAGCTGACTGTCACGACCTGCGCAATGGCTTCCTGTGTGTCTGCCAGCCTG GATTCACTGGCACCCAGTGTGAGGAAGACATCGATGAATGCAGAAGCTCTCCCTGTGCCAATGGTGGGCAGTGCCAGGACCAGCCTGGAGCCTTCCATTGCAAGTGTCTCCCAG GCTTTGAAGGGCCACAGTGTGAGACAGAGGTGGACGAGTGTCTGAGTAGCCCATGCCCCAGTGGAGCCAGCTGCCTTGATCTCCCAGGAGCCTTCTTTTGCCTGTGCCCCTCTGGCTTCACAG GCCAGCTCTGTGAGGTTCCTCTGTGTGCCCCCAACCTGTGCCAGCCTGAAAAAAAATGCCAGGATCAGGAAAACAAGATCCACTGCCTCTGCCCCAGTGGAAGCCTTGGCTGTGCCCCTGCTGAGGACAACTGCACCTGCCACCATGGGCATTGCCAGAG ATCTTCATGTGTGTGTGATGTGGGCTGGACAGGGCCAGAGTGTGAGGCAGAGCTGGGGGCCTGCATCTCCACACCATGTGCCCATGGGGGGACCtgctatccccagccctctggctACAACTGCACCTGCCCCACAGGCTACACag GGCCCACCTGTAGTGAGGAGGTGACAGCTTGTCACTCAGAGCCCTGTCTCAATGGTGGCTCCTGTAGTCCCAGCCCTGGAGGTTACTCCTGCATCTGCCTTCCAAGCCACACAGGGCCCCACTGCCAAACCATCATTGACCACTGCGTGTCTG CCCCGTGCCTCAATGGGGGTACCTGTGTGAACAGGACTGGCACCTTCTCCTGCCTCTGTGCTGTGGGCTTCCAGGGTCCACACTGTGAGGGAAGGATCCACTCCAGCTGTGCAGACAG CCCCTGTAGGAACAGGGCAACCTGCCAAGATGGCCCTCAGGGCCCCCGCTGCCTCTGCCCTCCTGGATACACAGGAGAAAGCTGCCAG ACTCTGATGGACTTATGTGCCCAGAAGCCCTGTCCACACAATGCCCATTGCCTCCAGAGTGGGCCCTCCTTCCAGTGCCTGTGCCTCCAGGGATGGACCGGGCCTCTCTGCAACATTCCACAGTCCTCCTGCCAGAAGGCTGCGCTGAGCCAAG ACATAGAAGTCTCTGCCCTGTGCCATAATGGAGGCCTTTGCATTGACAGAGGCCCCTCCTATTTCTGCCACTGCCCCCCTGGATTCCAAGGCAGTTTATGCCAGGATAACATGAACCCCTGTGAATCCCGGCCTTGTCAGAATGGGGCCACCTGTGTGGCCCAGCCCAATGGCTATCTCTGCCAG TGTGCCCCAGGCTACAATGGACAGAACTGTTCAAAGGAAATTGATGCTTGTCAGTCCCAACCCTGTCACAACCATGGAACCTGCACCCCCATACTTGGAGGCTTCAACTGTGCCTGCCCTCCAGGTTTTGTGGGTCTGCGCTGTGAGGGGGATGTGGATGAGTGTCTAGACAAGCCTTGTCACCCAACAGGCACCGCGGCCTGCCACTCTCTAGCCAATGCCTTCTACTGCCAGTGTCTACCTGGACATACAG GCCAGTGGTGTGAGGTGGAGATAGACCCCTGCCAGAGCCAGCCCTGCTCCCATGGAGGATCCTGTGAGGTCACCGCAGGACCACCCCGGGGTTTCACCTGCCACTGTCCCCAG GGTTTTGAAGGCCCCACCTGCAGCCACAGAGTTCCTTCCTGCGGCATCTATCACTGTCACCATGGAGGCCTGTGTCTGCCCTCCCCTAAGCCAGGATTCCCACCCCGCTGTGCCTGCCTCAATGGCTTTGAGGGTCCTGACTGCCTGACTCCACCAGCTCCTCAGGGCTGTGGCCCCCCCTCCCCATGCCTACACAATGGCAGCTGCTCAGAGACCCCTGGGTTGGGGGGCCCAGGCTTTCGATGCTCCTGCCCTCCTGACTCTCCGGGGCCCAGATGTCAGAGGCCCGGAGCAAAAGGGTGTGAAGGCAGAAGTGGAGATGGGGCCTGTGACACTGGCTGCAGTGGCCCAGGAGGAAACTGGGATGGTGGGGACTGCTCCCTGGGGGTCCCAGACCCCTGGAAAGGCTGCCCCTCCCATTCCCGGTGCTGGCTTCTCTTCCGGGATGGACAGTGCCACCCACAGTGTGACTCAGAAGAATGTCTGTTTGATGGCTACGACTGCGAGCCCCCTCCATCCTGCAC TCCAGCCTATGACCAGTACTGCCGGGACCACTTCCACAATGGGCACTGTGAGAAAGGCTGCAACACCGCAGAATGTGGCTGGGATGGGGGCGACTGCAGACCTGAAGATGGGGACTTGGAGTGGGGGCCCTCCCTGGCCCTGCTGGTGGTGCTGAGCCCAACTGCCCTGGACCAGCAGCTACTTGCTCTGGCCCGCGTGCTGTCCCTGACTCTGAGGGTGGGGCTCTGGGTGAGGAAGGATAGTAATGGCAGAGACATGGTGTTCCCCTATCCTGGGGCCCGGGCAGAAGAAGAGCTAAGAGGAATCCATGACCCCTCACATGCAGAGGAAGCAGACCCTGATATGCAGCTCCTAGGCAAGGAGAAGGACTCCCTCAGTGCTGG GTTTGTGGTGGTGATGGGTGTAGATTTGTCCCACTGTGGCCCTGACCATCCAGCATCCCGTTGTCCCTGGGACTCAGGACTCCTGCTTCGCTTCCTTGCAGCAATGGCTGCAGTGGGAGCCCTAGAGCCCCTGCTGCCTGCACCCCTGCTGGCTGCCCACCCTCACACAGGCTCTG CACCCACCAAACAGCTTCCCTGGACCTTGCTGTGCTCGCCAGTTGCTGGGGTGCTTCTCCTGGCCCTGGGGGCTCTTCTTGTCCTTCAGCTCATCCGACGTCGACGCCGAGAGCATGGGGCCCTCTGGCTGCCTCCTGGCTTCACTCGAAGGCCTAGAACTCAGCAGACTCCCCGAAGACGCAGGCCCCCACTGGGCGAGGACAGCATTGGCCTCAA GGAACTGAAGCCAGAGGCAGAAGTGGAAGAGGATGGAGTGGTGATGTGCTCAGGccctgaggaggaagaagaggtgaACCAG GCTGAAGAAATGGCCCCACCCTCCAAGTGCCAACTGTGGCCACTGAGTGGTGGCTGTAGGGAGCTCCCTCAGGTGGCCATGCTGACTCCTCCTCAGGAATCAGAGATTGATGTGAATGCCTGTGGACCAG ATGGGGTTACACCCCTGATGTCTGCAGTCTGCTGTGGGAGAGTGGAGTCCAGGACCTTTCAGGGAGCATGGTTGGGAAGTCCTGAGCCCTGGGAACTTCTGCTGGATGGAGGGGCCTGTCCCCAGGCTCACACAGTGGGCACTGGGGAGACCCCTCTGCACCTAGCTGCCCGTTTCTCCAGACCAACTGCTGCCCGCCGCCTCCTTGAGGCTGGAGCCAACCCCAACCAGCCAGACCAGGCAGGGCGTACTCCACTTCATGCTGCTGTAGCTGCTGATGCACGGGAGGTCTGCCAG CTCCTACTGGGCAGCAGACAGACTGCAGTGGACGCATGTACAGAGGACGGGACCACACCCTTGATGCTGGCGGCCAGGCTGGCGGTGGAAGACCTAGTTGAAGAACTGATTGCAGCCCAAGCAGATGTCGGAGCCAGAGATAAATGGG GAAAAACTGCACTGCACTGGGCTGCTGCTGTAAACAACGCCCGAGCCGCCCGCTCCCTTCTACAAGCTGGAGCCGATAAAGATGCCCAGGACAGCAGG GAGCAGACGCCGCTGTTCCTGGCTGCCCGGGAAGGAGCGATGGAGGTAGCCCAGCTTCTGCTGGGACTCGGGGCTGCCCGAGGGCTGCGGGACCAGGCTGGGCTAGCGCCCAGCGACATCGCACGCCAGCGTAACCACTGGGATCTGCTGACGCTACTGGAAGGGGCGGGACCACCAGAGGCACGTCACAAAGCGACGCCGAGCCGCGAGACTGGGGCCTTCCCGCGCGCGCGGACCGCGTCAGGAAGCGTGCCTGCGCATGGAGGCGGCGCCGTCCCGCGCTGCCGGACGCTGTCAGCCGGAGCGGGCCCGCGTGGAGGCGGAGCTTGCCTGCAATCTCGGACTTTGTCCGTAGACTTGGCCGCGCGCGGGGCCAGGGCCTATCCTCATTGCCGGAGCCTGtcgggaggaggagcaggagggggcCCGCCGTCCCGCAGCCGTAGATTTTCTGCAGGCATGCGTGGGTCTCGGCCCAACCCTGCAATAGTTCGGGGAAAATCAGGAGTTGTGGCCGCCCGCGGGGGCAGGACAGTAGCGGATGATTGGCCCTGTGATTGGGTAACCCTGGAGACCTGCGGCCCCTCCCCCAATATTCCGATCCCGCCTCCTTGCCTCACTCCTTCCCCAGAGCGGGGATCCCCTCAAGTTGTCTGGGGTCTCCCAGTTGAGCAAGTCATTCCCTTAAACTCCGAAGGAGAGGGTCAGAAATAG